ttattattattattattattattattattattattattattattattattattattattattattattattattattattactattattattattattattattattattattattattattattattattattattattattattaagtattaagtgttattatctttattatcatcattattattattataagtattattattattaataacattattattatcattataagtatcgttattcaaattattattattattattattaacattttaatattatcattattattattattactaaaagaaccattatttttaaaattaccatttttattaaatttttcaatttcattaaaactattagtattatcaaaattatcatttaaaattatcatttttattaagatttatattattattataactattattattattattaaaactacctttttatttaaaatttcattatcattattattgttatattattataacaaataaatattttgtatataaaaatacacTTATACAAAAATTATGTTAATATCacatatgattatatattaaaaatattaacatttctattatgtatatataaaataaatacatatataacatgcaatttaagatataaaatatattagTATTTAGTACAaactatatataaactacaacactaaatatattaatactatataattaatagatggagttatttgattttcattatatgttttaatatatataactgatataggttcgtgaatccgaggtcaaccttgcattgttcagttccgtcatatgcatatttttactacaaaatatcgcatcgtgagtttcatttgctccccttttaaatgtttttgcaatatatatatttgggactgagaatacatgcgctgcttttataaatgtttgacgaaatagacacaagtaatcgaaacaacattctatggttggattatcgaaatcgaatatgcccctttttagcttggtagcctaagaattagtgtttattataattgccactaattgacgtgaatcctaaagatagatctatggaccttgacacgtcccattcgggttacgaatgctttagtacttcgattatcatatccgatgagagtcccggaatgatggggatattctatatgcatcctgttagttcggttatcaatcattcaccatatgaatgctttttaattcgcgggttacgcgtattattttgtactcgggttacgtgtacaattaaatattcgaaaatattgtggtctattaaaataatggaaatgattgcttatgataaactaatgaactcaccaaccttttggttgacacttgaaagcatgtttattctcaagtttgaaagaaatcttctgctgtgcatttgctcattttagaaatattacttggagtcattcatgtcatatttcaaaagacgttgcattcaagtcgttgagttcaataaagattattactaagtaaatgacaaattaggtcatttatagtttggatattatgaagtggtatgcatgcctgtcaactttcgttgtaatgaaagtttgtcttttaaaaatgaatgtaatgtttgtaaaatttatcatatagaggtcaaatacctcgcaatgtaaccatatattattgtattcgttcttatagattaggacgggtctttacacaatTGCCCACTTAGCTAGCCTGCCAGAGACCTCCGGTTTGTATAGCACCTACATGAAAAGTTGTTAGTAAATTCCTCCTAAGTTCCCTGGCCTTTAGCATCATGCCGTACCCGCTTGATAGGCGAATCTGTTAATACCAGCATCAGGTGCGCCTAGAAGTATCGTCTTAACCGCCTCGCGGTATGAACTAATGCAAAATGAGTTTCTCAATTGGCTTGTAGTTGACTTCGCCTGTTGCAACACTTTGCTAACGAAATAAACGGGCATATGTGTGCCGCCTCTCTCCGCGATGAGTACCGAGCTAATCGCTTTGGTTCCCGCCGCCAGGTAAATTGTCAAAGTTTCTCCTGAAACTTGGTACGTTAACATCAAATATTCAGTTTACAATGGAATTTGAAAAAAGTAAGTTGAAACGACTACTCTACCCAGCACATGAGCGGTTAGTGTCGGCAATGTTCTGATTAGTGCCTTCATCTCTTGAAAAGCCTGTTCTGCTTTGGGTGTCCAGTTGAAGATCCAGCCAACGCTTtctttcaatactttgaagaacgGTAACGATCTTTCTAATTCCTTGGACAGGAACCGGGATAATGCTACAAGCTTTTTGTTCAGGCTCTGCACTTCTTTCTTTGTTCTTGGCGCAGTCATTTCATCAATGGCTTAGATTTTTTTGGGGTTTGCTCTAATGCCACGTCTCAAGACAACGTATCCCAAGAATTTCCCTCCTTCGAATCTGAAGCTACACTTCTCTGGATTCAGTTTCATGTAGATTTTTCTCAGTGAGTCAAACGTATCCTGTATGTCCTTCAAAAGGTCCGCTTTGGTGTGACTCTTGATCACAATGTCATCAACGTATGCTTCAACGTTTCGACCAATCTATCATTTAAACGCGTCGTCTATCACCCTTTGATACGTTGTGCCTGCATTTTTTAATCCAAAAGAAATCTTCTTGTAGCAGAAAATACCTTGATCTGTGTGAAATGTAGTTTTGTCCTCGTCATGCTCCGCCATTtgaatttggtgataacccttatacgcatcaaggaaacATTTGAAGTGAAACCCTGACAACGATTAAACCTTCCAGTCAGTTTCCGGTAACGGATAATTGTCCTTGGGACAAGCTTTGTTGATATCTTTGAAGTCTACATACATTCTCCACGAATCGTTTGCCTTTTTGACCAGTACCGGATAGGAAACCCACGTCTGATACTTAACTTCCCTTAGTATGTTAGCTTGTACCAATTTCTCCACTCGTTTTTTAGAAAAAACGCTACGTTCCGGGGTCATGCCTCGATTCTTCTGCCGTACTGGGGTTAGGTTTGGGTTGGCATTTAGATGGTGCTCTGCGACGCTACACAGAACCCCTGTCATGTCTAATTCCTGCCACACGAACACGTCAGAATTGTTTGCTAAAAGTTCACAAAACGCGCTTTTCGTTTCATTGGATAATGTGTTCCCAATCTATATAACTTTTTTTGGAAAAGAGTGATTGATAACAATGTTTCCCCCTTTTCAATGGGCATCGTTGGCTGGTGTCATGACTCAATCTGACCTACCGTCGGTATCCGATCCGAAAAACAGTTGGAACGCCTAGCGGTGTTGGGAACTTCATCATTCCGTATACAGTGGATACAATCGCACCAAATGCACAAAATGCTTCTCGTCCCATAATGATATTGTATCTTGACTGACTTCTAACAACCTTGAAGTTCAGAGCCACCGTTCGACGTTTTTCATTTTCCTCTAGCGTAACATCAATACTTACCCGACCGAGGGGCAAAGTAGTTTCACCTGTGAATCCCGCGACGGGATGTAGTGGCGGCTTCAACTTATCATGCACCTCTTGGGGTAACTTcaagaaacaatgttcatataagaTGTCAATCGCGCTACCCGTGTCAACATAAATTCTAGAAACCTTGCAGCATCCTACCGTCGCAGTTATCGTAACGGGTAAGTCAGTAGGGCATACTCGCCAGAAATCCAGGAACGTGATCGGGGCACATGCCCATTCTTCTAACACTTCGGCTTTTCGGACGTGGCCGGCGTACCATATCTGTATCATGTGGATATGCTTCTTTGGAGCCCTATTTTTTCCCCATTGCCAAGCGAATTTTTCGTACCGGGAGTGTTGACACGAGATGGTTTGGGGTGATCAAGTTCACCCAACTTTAACCTCTCGATTATCACTTTCTTAAGCTCCCTGCAGTCGTCGACCTCGTGACCTTTATCCTCATGAAAAATGCACCATTTATTTTCGTCAATCTCGAAGCGCGGATGCATTGGTTTCGGTTGCCGAAAATGTTTGCTTACCTCCTCCATTGACAAAATTTCCTTTGGATTTTTGGACAATGACTTTATCAAGCTTTTCTCCTCAGGTGACAACCTCTTAGAACCGTACCGTTCATACGGACGATAGATGCGGCGGTCGCCAGACTTATGACTAGAGCGTCCGTAGTTGCCGCCGCTGCTACTGCCCCTCCCCTTATACTTGATGTTCGCGTGACCCTTACCATTGCCTTTGCCATCTTTATCGTTATGGTCCGTTGACCTGCATTCTCTGATGGCCGCGTCAGCGAACTCCTTTGACCGCACATAATCTCTTAACATTTTTACTGCATCGACTTACATTTTCGGTAATTTACCCTGCACTGTTTTTACCAGGGATAAATGCCGAACCTAATAGATTGCCATGATGTATGCAGAAATTTGCTGTGACTCCGACAAATTTGGAATTTTCTAGCACTCCGCCGTGAAGCAGGTGGTAAAATTCATCAGAGACTCGTGTGGCCTCATTTTGATGATGTGCGCATCTAAATGAGTCAACTCTGTACGTTTAAAGTTCTGGAAGAGTTGCACGAACTTGGTCCTAAGGTCCGTAAAGCTGGTGATACTCAAAGCGGGTAGCTTAGCAAACCACTTGCTCGCAACGGACTGAAGTTGTCCCAGGAACATGTGGCATGCCGTTAGGTTATCCCAATGCTGCGTCTTGACAGCGTGTTCAAATTGCTGCAAAAAGTCCCCCGGATCCATGCTTCCATCATATATCCCTAGCGTGAGGGGGTGGTGAGGACAATGGGTAGCGGATGGGTAGATATTTCTCAAGTAAACTTCTTCGACGTCACGGAAACTTCAAATGGCCATTTCATTTTGTCTCCTCCCATCATGGTGTACCAATTATTCAGCATGTTGTCCGCCACGCCTGGCTGTTCGACCTGGGCACTCATGGATTCCGGTGCGGCCAGGATTAAATTCTGAATCAAATCGTTACGGGCCTCCTCCTTGGTTTTGCCAGAACTCTTACCGGTCTCCGACACTGAATGTGTAGAGCAACAGTGGTGCGCTTTGGACATGCCAGTGGGCCTTTTGCCGCCTTTGGACTGAGCGAGGGCAAAATGAACCCTCCCTTCGCCAGGAAGCTTATGGCTTCCTCCCCATTGATGGGTTTGAGCTAATTTACATTCTCTTCTATGATTTCTATCTCCTCCACGTCACGTCGATCAGTTTCATCTTCGTCACCGTCAAACTGCAAAAGGGTGTGTTTGATGGAATCATTCGGAGTCTCATAAGTGCTATCATCGTTAGGCTTCAAAGGGTCATATGGTTCTTTGCCAGTACTGGTAGTTGGTGGTGGGGTGGAACCTCCTCTCATCTTGTATGAAAGTGTTAATCAAAGGGTCCcatggatggcgccaaatgatgaaACCAAAAATTTCCGGTTAGAGTGCAGGTGAATTAAAAAGAGAGTTTAACCTTTGGAAAGGGTTCCTTTGGTTAAATGGGATATGAATGTGATGGTGTTGTTTGTCTTTTGTCGAGCCTTCCAGGTAAGTCTGAGGAGAAGATTAGTGTGTGCGAGTTGATTAGCCTGAAAAATGAGGCTTAGGAGCACTATTTATAGATATATAATCGGCGGTTATGCATGATAACCGCTATATTAGTGCCCACTCTCTATAACTGCCACAAGTATCTTCTAATCATGCCTACAACCTACTCCACATCCTCCACGTTCCTGAAATGTAGGGATTCAGTCCAGCTTGTTATAGCTAAGTTAGCCGAATGTAAATGGAACGGCAACAGTCTCGTGACGTATATTAAAAATTAATGAAGCTAAATAAGAGCATTTATCGTGCTAGACGCCATGCGCTGCACGTGACGCAGCACATGGCACAGTGTGGCGTGACGTACGTCATTAGGGGGCATATATATTTTGTTGCAAACTTATCTACAAGATTTGTTATATCCATAAATAACGTACAATTCTTGATGAATTTAATATGGAGTATGctaggctaaaaagtcacgtttttacccccgatatttcgTCTTAAAAAATTAAAGTAATTAACTTTATCTTCGGATTAAGCATTTACTTACTTTATTTtatagatcaagtgattacgaagatgaTGCAAGAAGAATAATGGTGAAActcaagttacgaccccggaaaccaagttacgatccaagaAATCAACAAATGACCAAGAAAATAAGCCACACGGCCTGGTTCACACGGCCTGCCCATCTTCCACACGGCTTGCCCAAGGTGGAAGCCACACGGCTGCATCACCCAGGCATGGTACCCACACGGATGTCTCACACGGCCAGGGCATACGGCCTACCCTAAATACATGGCCATGTATACAGCTTGCCTGCCAGGAAATTTTGATTATAAATAGGCCACTTTTTTTCCTATTTCAACACACTTCTCAATTCCATTTCTTTACACATCACACTCTAGCTTTCTCTTTAAGAAGCTATACACCTTCAAGGCTTCTTCATCTCCGTGTGGGAAATTTAGTACCTGAAGAtgaacgtcaaacattatgatagGAGCGGTCTAGATAACGTCACTTTTGTAACAGTCAGAACCTCGTATATATACTGTGAACGCCTTCCTTAAATTTAAATGATATGCTTGGTTATCTTTAAAATGCTTTCATCTTATGCTTACGTCTATCTGTTATAATTGTTATATATGTTAATatctatctgaaacttatgctattgttatgctgaaaccttgacgggttTAGAATTTTAATTTACGGACCACCCTTTCCAATTACCCACGTGACTATAACCTAGTGCTAGGGCCTGATCAATCCTAGAATACATGGTAAGTAGTTATATATGTTTAACGTTACAATGGGGGTTAGTACCTACGTATAGATAGTCCCATATCTATCAAAAAAGAGCTACCCGCTTTGAGGTTATGATTAGGGTAGTGACTATAGTGTTCAGTGAATGCTGGTTGACCCAGAAACGTGATTCGCGTTAGAAGCATGTTCTTTTTAGATGTTTTAAGATGATCCGGTGTAAGCCCCGAAACTGATTTGTAcataatgtatatatatttgaatGCTACCTGGAATTCGTGACTGAAGGAATACCCGGCGTGCATCtgtgtgcgcggcgcgcagatgttgCAGATAACCCACTTCGTTTTTCTCTTATTTTagaaggggtattttggtattttcacttattGGACGAATTTAAAGCCACAAGATCAGATCTAAAGTGTCATTTACTCAACTTTCACCTaccatattgtgatgacccggaaatttatgaccaaatttaaacttaatctttatatagtttcgataagacaagtaaagtctattaaattgagtatcaaaaattttgaactacttatatggaatcatttgacctttaacaattcctgacgattcacgaacaattatgtgtaaatagatatgtatatataatacaactagaaaacattaacaaagtatttcaaAGTATTAAACTGCACATTAAATTTATAGGTTTATATATCCATATGATATATTTAAGCTACAGAATTAAAAGATTATGATTAAATAGGTAAAATAATTTACAAGATAAGAAATGTGTTAtttaaaataaagctatatataaatatataggatTTCTATAACgaattattatgatatgtataatggattatatatataaaggatataaacattatatgtattatatataattattaatattacataattagtaatatgtaatattaatatagttacatATTAAAAGATAGTTgctattacttattattaatattaatatcagtaatattaatattatatatataattggatacatttaattcctaatattattgatatcattattattttcattattattaatatcaatcaatattagtaatattaaatagTAAAATTTCTATAAATTTAAGGTTATGATTACCAGAAATTCAcaataaatacttaaaatataaatattactataaaaatgattaaatttattatttagttgtaatattattagttattatgattaatattactattattataatattcttacttttataaatataattacaattattattaaaatcattatttataatatcataaagataataaaatttatcataaatagcattaataatatcattttctttatttttattaacatagttgttaaaagtattattaattattattattattatttagataattattattattattaacctacttatttaattattaatacgaAAATATAAATCAAATAAGAAAATTGGGGAATCAGTTTCACATAGCCATCAAATGTACTGGATTTTTGTTTCTATCTCTATGCTAGCTATCAATCGAATCTTAATTTGACAAACACAAACAAAACCTGATATAAGTCGATCGtcctttttttttttactttttcttaTTTAATTTGTCTGATTGAAAATTATATGTACTTCTTGTCTAATTTGTTACAAGTCGACCTCATATAATTAAATTATGATTCTACTTTACTTATCTATCACAATAGGTAATCCTTCACTGCAATTcgtgtttttaaaaaaaatgataaaacgaGAAGAAACAGCTTATATGCTCTTTTGGTggtcttttttttttgaaaactcGAATTCGAATATAATTCCAAAATGTATTAATGGGGCCTTGTTAGCAATACtttgtttaaactatctgtaaaacaTTAGCCTTCAATTCATCTTTATCGATTAGATTTTAAGAGTCAAAGTTTTagaatcaaaaagtcaacttttgttcttcagctaaattcaaaaattttgttttGATTTGGGTTAAACTGAAGGTTCCTGCAGCTTTCAGGAGGGATTTTAAATATATTTCATGTTGGGTTCGTGGTCTAAAACATACTAAAAAGTCAATTTCTGTTTTGGAGTTCATAGTTTGCAAAACGAAGCTGTAAGcttttcttttctgtttcttttGTAAAGAAATTCAATTCAAATGACTCATGAATGTTCTGTGTTAATTAAGGAACATAAATCATTTAGTTAATTTGTTGTCAATGATTTTACCTCTGGTCGATTATGTGATTGAAGAAGAAGATGGAATTGAAGTACTTTTAATTTTGGGTTATATAAATAAAAAAGGGTTTTAAAACTGAAAAACGGGCAATAGCTCACTGGTTCGAGGTGTTAATGAGTATtcaagaggtcttaggttcgatcccTGCTGATGGTTATCTTTTTTGTAAAAGGCATTTTTGAGGtagttactaattattattattattattattattattattattattattattattattattattattattattattattattattattattattattattattattattattattattattattattattattattattattattattattattgttattattattattattattattattattattattattattattattattattattagtgttattactatgattattgatattgttgttattattattattattattattataagtatcgtaAAAAAttttattagtatcataataagtgttgtaacaattatcaatattattactataagtattataaatgtattatcattattaattatcattttagtactactattattattataattaggattaggattattattatcgttattataaaaataaaacaagttattattattttcattaatattagtattaatattattttttgtaattattagtattaatattattattattaacaaaagtaccaattttaacaatatcgttattattattagtattatcgatatcaagaaagttattattattagtagatcattattatcaaaaactatcatttttgttacagataaatattttgcatctaaatatacttaatacatatattataattatattaatagtttatatacctatatatcaaacatgttaacatttttttataaatacttatatataacaaactaatgatttttttaTAGACTTAATTACACAAATGGTCACTGTGGTTTGTCAAATTTTGCAACTTTAGTCACTATAGTTTTTTTTTATGCATGTTTAGTCACTGGGGTTTCAAAAAATTACAAATTTAATCACTCAAGCTGACAGACGTTAATTTAAACCGTTAAGTCACATCACATGCCTAGCACATGAGGGTATATTTGTCATTTTActctaacattttttatattttttatttttctaattTTCTTTCCCCTTATCATCTCCCCCCACCTGTACTCACAATTTCACACAGAAAGAAAACGTATTTCATATTCCATTTCATCTAACCACTTTATATCACAAGATCTAGTACAAAATGACAAAATCATAAGATTTCGATAGATATCACAAGATCGTATCACAGGCATATCACAAGATCTATTTCAAattttcatttcatcaaacacattcATCGATTTCCAGTACGAAAAACGTTGGCGACGGTTTTAAAATACCCAGACTGGGTACAAAATCACAAGATCTGGCACGAAATCACAAGAATTCGTACGGAATCGTTGAAGTCCAACGGAGTTCACCTCTTTTCGATTACGCTGGTTTCATTTCTTGAAGTCTTCGCCGGAGTTGAAGGGGTCACATCACAAAAAAGAAATCTGTGTAAACCTCTGGTTTTTAAAAGTCTTCGCCGGAGTTGCAGGGGTCTTCCCGCAAAAATGAAATCCTGTGTAAACCTCTGTTTCTTTCTTGATTgagttggtttttttttttttacagattttTTCCATGTATTGAGAAATTAGATACCTATTAATTTCATGAATACTAATTTTATTGGTTTGATTATTGATTAATTTGTATATTGTATTATGAAGAATGAAGATGAAGAAATGAGATACGGGTTTCTTTCATgtatattagttttagttttttttcCAGATATATGAGATAGATACATGAGATACGGGTTTGTGAAGTCTATAATTGATTTATGGATTTCAATTAACACTTTCTATTTGGTGTTAAGTTCATGATTTTTAATTGATTTGGGTTATGAATTTAGGGTTTTGAATTGGGTGTATGAATTTTGGTTGGTAGGGATTAAAGAGGGAAGAAGCAGGTGTAAGACTTGAGTGACTAAGCTTGTAATTTTTTGAAACCCTCAGTCAGATAATAAAGGAATTGACGAAATTACCCCTCACGTGATCAGCACATGATGTATTCTAACGAACCAAATTAACATCTGTTAGCTTGAGTGATTAAACTTGTAATTTTTTGAAACCCCAGTGACTAAACTTGCAAAAAAAAACCATAGTGACTAAAGTTGCAAAATTTGACAAACTACAGTGACCATTCGTGTAATTAAGTCTTTTTTTATATAATTCTAACCATACATATGTAGATATattaaaacaactaaacacatatagatattaaacattttaaatatatacacaacataaatatatatataacctataatttaagatataatatgaatATTTGttttaatggaatttagtataaattctatataactaaaaatatatataaataatacatactaataaaggaaattatgtgattgcattaaatgttttaatatatatatatatggataatataggttcgtgaatctaaggccaaccttgcattgttcagtttcgtcgtatgaatatttttactacaaaatattggatggtgagttcatttgattcccttttactttttacatttttgggactgagaatacatgcgctgtttttacaactgctttattaaatgctttttgaaatatattttgaactacaaatacatgaaatgcttttataactgttttacgaaatagacacaagtaattgaaactacattctatggttgaattatcgaaatcgaatatgccctttttatcatgtccgaagttgtcctggAATGATGACTAATTTATGATGTCCGACGTTTTcctggaatgatggcgaatttatcatttccgaagttttcccagaatgatggcgaatttatcatgtccgaagctttcccagaatgatggagaattaatcatgtccgaagttttcccggaatgatgacgaatttatcatgtccgaagttttcccggaatgatggcgaatttatcatgtccgaagttgtcccggaatgatgaggatattctatatgctacttgttaaggtcgattaccaggtgttcaatccatatgaatgaattttatgcatgatgtttatgagaaatggaaatattaaatcttatggtctattaaaatgatgaattttattgtttacgataaacttatgaactcaccaaccttttggttga
The window above is part of the Rutidosis leptorrhynchoides isolate AG116_Rl617_1_P2 chromosome 1, CSIRO_AGI_Rlap_v1, whole genome shotgun sequence genome. Proteins encoded here:
- the LOC139895034 gene encoding uncharacterized protein is translated as MIQIWYAGHVRKAEVLEEWACAPITFLDFWRVCPTDLPVTITATVGCCKVSRIYVDTGSAIDILYEHCFLKLPQEVHDKLKPPLHPVAGFTGETTLPLGRVSIDVTLEENEKRRTVALNFKVVRSQSRYNIIMGREAFCAFGAIVSTVYGMMKFPTPLGVPTIGNTLSNETKSAFCELLANNSDVFVWQELDMTGVLCSVAEHHLNANPNLTPVRQKNRGMTPERSVFSKKRVEKLVQANILREVKYQTWVSYPVLVKKANDSWRMYVDFKDINKACPKDNYPLPETDWKV